In Ilumatobacter fluminis, the following proteins share a genomic window:
- a CDS encoding helix-turn-helix domain-containing protein — protein sequence MQELLARLTALDTSASMSLRVIACFDELVRGGVNAHALLSAGASMAGSVAGFHDERSGRSMRVGPDGVALPDDAAAPSIERVAHTDDGLTVWIEKSPPLGMNDAMVLERLALGIGLRLGRNPPDGRRGLSSALDPDVPPHVRQQLLVALGLRPNERHRIVCLPLFATWHRHGHMVEDVVNTPFGPIHVAVVPESVIAIEANPCGIGVPMSLDDLDRSFRTAMVCLRLSAPPDVPTVVADDYGGLVELLAASHTAGPLLDVDPLDAIMAHSWGAETLDALVRAGSVRQAARLADVHHSTMQTRIDEIQRTLPFDPMDGIGRTRIGIAYLVWRLQHSTVLVAPPTAEQR from the coding sequence GTGCAGGAGCTCCTTGCGCGTCTGACGGCGCTCGACACCAGCGCAAGCATGTCGCTCCGCGTCATCGCGTGTTTCGACGAACTCGTGCGCGGGGGTGTCAACGCTCATGCGCTCCTCAGCGCCGGCGCGTCCATGGCCGGTTCGGTGGCCGGCTTCCACGACGAACGCTCCGGCCGCTCGATGCGCGTCGGTCCCGACGGTGTGGCCCTTCCCGACGATGCTGCCGCGCCCTCGATCGAACGGGTGGCCCATACCGACGACGGCCTGACGGTCTGGATCGAGAAGTCACCCCCGCTCGGGATGAACGACGCGATGGTCCTCGAACGGCTCGCGCTGGGTATCGGGCTCCGGCTCGGACGCAACCCACCCGACGGTCGCCGCGGTCTGTCGTCGGCCCTCGACCCCGACGTCCCGCCACACGTACGGCAGCAACTCCTCGTCGCGCTCGGGCTCCGGCCCAACGAACGGCATCGCATCGTCTGCCTGCCGCTGTTCGCCACGTGGCACCGTCACGGCCACATGGTCGAGGACGTCGTCAACACACCGTTCGGCCCCATCCACGTCGCCGTCGTGCCGGAGTCGGTGATCGCGATCGAGGCCAACCCGTGCGGGATCGGCGTCCCCATGTCGCTCGACGACCTCGACCGGTCCTTCCGGACGGCGATGGTCTGCCTACGTTTGAGCGCCCCGCCCGACGTCCCGACGGTCGTCGCCGACGACTACGGCGGTCTGGTCGAACTCCTCGCAGCGAGTCACACGGCCGGCCCACTGCTCGACGTCGACCCGCTCGACGCGATCATGGCCCACAGTTGGGGCGCCGAGACGCTCGACGCACTGGTGAGGGCCGGCTCGGTCCGCCAGGCGGCCCGCCTCGCCGACGTCCATCACTCGACCATGCAGACGCGGATCGACGAGATCCAACGGACATTGCCGTTCGATCCGATGGACGGCATCGGACGCACCCGCATCGGCATCGCCTACCTGGTGTGGCGCCTCCAACACTCCACCGTGTTGGTCGCCCCACCGACCGCCGAGCAGCGCTGA